In Glycine max cultivar Williams 82 chromosome 10, Glycine_max_v4.0, whole genome shotgun sequence, the DNA window cacaaattaaaagattaacCATTTCATGAAAACTTCATTGATAATGGCTATATAATCTTTTTGCATTCAGTATAATGATGACTGTATACAGTAGAGTATTTTACAGAAAGCTTCTAGCTACACAAATCCCATCTTCCTTTTTATTAAGATGGCTAGCATTTATTCGGTCCTACATCCTGTACACTGACTTGTATATAGcttactaataaaattaatttaaacagtGACATTCGTGGTGTGGCTGTTGATGGTGTTGAGGGAGAGCTAGTTAACCTCACTGAACCTGTTGCTGAAGCAATAGGAGCTGCTTTTGCTGCATGGTTAATGGAGAAAAAGAAAGCTGATGCTTCTCAGCATTTGAGAGTTTCTATTGGCCATGATTCCCGAATATCAGCCAAATTATTACAGGTTTAGATTGTTCCTTATATcatttggttaagtttttttctGCCCACCTTTAACATATAATAAAGGATTGTtggttgtgttaaatttttatgatgGTTTTGAAACTAAATGGTAGTCCATTGTGTCAATTATATGCATATTTTCTGATAGCCTTGAAAGTTATAGAGAACATTACTAATTTGGAAACCTACTGCTTTATACTGTTGTCACTCTTTTAGGTCATAGAGGTTCAAcactttattttaacttttatttccttcataGGTCACTTTGCATAATGCTgaaatttttcatttgattttgcaaAGATCTTGTAATTTGAAGTGATGAAAAATATTATCGCAAAAGAGATATTTCTTTACAACCTTCCTAGTTTGAGACCATGCATGTTTTTAAATAGGTTTctatttgatattttgtttaaaactgACTATTTGTTTATCAACTGATCAAATTTCAGAATGCAATTTCTCGAGGTCTTGCTGGTGCTGGCCTAGAAGTTGTCCACTATGGGTgagtgatattaattttttttaatatcaattatttgtgttttttattggCTTGAATACTGGTAAAGTCTATTTGATTTAAATCCTCAATGTCTGCAATTACCTGGCTGATCATATACCTTTACTGCTTTACATTGATGCTTTTTTTTCAAGGtaatatattattcattttagcATGGATTTTCAGTTAATTTGATCAAACATGCATAAATTTTTGGTTTGAAGCTGGAAACTGTGAAGAAGGTGAATAGCAAGCACTTAGTATATTAGAATTTGAGGATGGTAGTAGTGATGAGTTTACTTGTCTGATATGATACTATTTCCTTGTGTTTTCAGCATATGTAATTTCATCATGGATACTTAGTATTATTACCCTAACGGTTTTCACTGCCTAATGTATTAATACTGTTGTGTTGATTCATTTCTAGATTAGCATCAACACCAGCCATGTTCAATAGCACACTCACGAAGAATGAAGCATTTTTGTGTCCTGCTGATGGATCTATTATGATAACAGGTACATTATAAACTTCTAGCTAAATGGCATCGTTCTAACTTTTAAAATGTTGCTAGttgtttgaaattttgtctTAATTTCATCCTATAAGCTTTACCTTTTGCCTCTTAGCATGCCCATTTATACAAAAGCCCTTTTTGATTGATATGTGGAGATTGTGGACATGGcacaacaacaaagccttatcccactaggtacATGGATCACATGACGTCATTCAACGCGGTTAAAAATCAAAGTTTCAGAAATATTATTAAGTCTGAGATTTCCCTTGATAATTTCCTCCGATGTCTTTTTTGGTctctcttttctcctttttcccAAGCTAAAAATATGCAATCTACTCTTCTAGCTGACACCTCTTGTGGCCATCTTTGTATATGTCCAAACCACCTTAACTGATATTTTGTCATCTTTTCCTCAATGGGTGCTACACCAATTTCTCTTGTATAACGTCATTCCGCATTCTCTCTTTTCTTGTATTAATCATGTAAAATATGGCTAGCATGGATTAAACACAAAATTACATGCAATTGGAAGCTGAGATATTATGTCAAGGAACTATTTATACCAAAAGCTTAAGTTGTTTGGTTGGGTTCTTTTCTGGTTTAGCCATTTTATTTTCTGCATTATTCATGTACTATTTAGTATTTATTGTTAGTTAATGTCCATGGATTGTGAATACCAATTTATGTATGTTTCAATTCAATTTGATTCatataattcataaaattatttttcatagatATATGAATTTGGATATTACTTTGTCTACTAATTTTAAATGTCCCATCTGTGAACAGCAAGTCATCTGCCTTTCAACAGGAATGGATTCAAATTTTTCACAAATGCTGGTGGGTTTGGGAAGGCCGACATTAAAGATATCTTAGAGCGAGCTGCAGACATATACAATCAATTTACAGAAGAAAGTTTGCCAAATTCAGAGAGAAAAGCTTCACTATCTATTAAGAAAGTTGATTACATGATTGTTTATACATCTGATTTAGTAAAAGCAGTTCGCAAGGCAGCTGGAAACATAGGCATGACTTTGTTGAAGTACTTTTATAATAGTCAATATGTTTGGAGATATAAATAATGGGTTGTTCTTTAAATGAAGTGGGAAAATTAAACTCTAACTGGGAGACATtattttatgattcttttttattttttgtataatttatagTTCTTCCCTTTACTGTTGATTTCCTGAATGTTTTTATCTTGTTTGCTAACCTTTATTGCATTAATTATCCACAGAGAAACCATTGGAGGGTTTCCATATAGTTGTTGATGCAGGCAATGGAGCAGGAGGCTTTTTTGCAGTAAGCTGCCTTTAATCTCCTCAACTTTCATTGTTCTCTTGATAACTATCAAGTATGATGCATTTTCACTTGAAATATCTATATAAAAGATTGTGGACACTGGGAAAGACTAATAATTCATAAACTaataaatcaatttcaaaagttATTCAACTCTATACCAACAATAACTCTGTTGTCATAGTGAAATTGCACAAGGTACTCGTACTTAAGAATAGTAACAACCTCTATTGCATCACTTATCCCTTAcgtcaaatatttaatatatttgtccTTGATTTGAAAGCATTCAGAATTTTAGAATGTCTTGTCTGGTTAAGGTTTTTGGCTCTTGCATCAAACATTGATATTTGATATTACTTTTTGGTGAATAATAGGCAAAGGTTCTGGAACCTCTGGGGGCAATAACTTCTGGGAGTCAATTTTTGGAGCCTGATGGTAATAACTATGCTTGGAGGAATTATTTGAATTGGGTATGGTAAATGGACTTTGATTCTTTGAGTAACAAATGGCTGTTGTATTCAGGCTTGTTTCCAAATCATATCCCAAATCCTGAGGACAAAACAGCAATGAAAGCTATAACCCAAGCAGTCCTTGATAACAAAGCTGATCTTGGAATTATCTTTGATACTGATGTGGACAGGTAAGGATCTTATTACTAATCAGTTTCACTGAGGTGACtactgtttttaaatttattaagcaTCAATCACTTTCATCTGTAGATCTGCTGCTGTGGATTTCACTGGCCGTGAATTCAACAGGAATCGTTTAATTGCCTTAATGGCAGCTATTGTTCTTGAGGAAGTGAGGCTCATTTTTTTAGCTATCTCAGACCTAGTTTAACCTCATACTTCTCTGTATACTTCCTCTTAATTCTTTTCCTCCTCTTGTTTTCCATAGCATCCTGGAACAACTATTGTCACAGACAGTGTGACTTCTGATGGGCTTACCACGTTTATTGAGAAGAAACTTGGTATGGAGGAATCTAAACTGGCATGATCTTTAGTCTACCCTTCTCACCTTCTTTCTTTAAGAGTTCACTGTAAACTAAAATCCCTTGCTTTTATTGAATTTGAATGGAAAATTTCTTGAAATGAGATAGTGTTAATAACTTGCTAATGTTATATGTCTTAGGTGGAAGACACCATCGGTTCAAAAGAGGTTACAAAAATGTGATTGATGAAGCTATTCGTTTGGTATGATGAGGGCTTCcctataattcaataaattatacatCAGATTAGTTAAACAAGAAAAACCTTTCGCCTATGTGCTTGACTGTGCcattatttcaaatttgacaCTTGTACATTTTGGCTAAATTTTTTCTAAATGGGTCCCAGTGGTAGTACCTGGCTAAATTGCAAAACAGAAGCATtctaaatcaaattatatatatagtttacttttgaatttcatatttttacaaTATAAGTACATATTTAACTTTTGGAAGCAATATTGCTGACAGAATTCTATTGGCGAGGAGTCACATTTGGCAATTGAAACTAGTGGACATGGAGCTCTCAAGGAAAATCATTGGCTTGATGATGGTGCATACCTAATGGTATGATTTTTACTTTAGTCATATTGGGTAAAGAAAATAGTCACTGAATTATTTATTCTTCATTAATCAGTTATTATGACAGTAATATACCTATTCAGGAGTTGAAGTGTTcaactttaaaataaagatgTTAATAAAGGGTActgaataattttttcaaatatagaCAAGTATATATACACCTCTGCTTTGCACCAAACGGCCTTTAACTTGAAACTACCTTGTATTAGAGAGTGGATATAGCACCGTGTTTTATAATCAAGGAATCAATCACATTGGGTTAAAAGAGGTTCCGAAGTTATGCTATAAAATTGCTCTACCTAAAAGCAAAAGCTAAGCAGGTCCCAGATTAGTTTTAATAATCAGAACTACCACAAAGGTTGGCATGTGACATTTATTGTACAGGTCAAGATCTTAAATAAACTTGCTTCTGCAAGAGCTTCTGGAAAGGGTGGTGGAAGCAAGGTTTTGACTGATCTAATAGACGGACTTCAGGAGCCAGCTTTTGCTGCAGAACTGAGATTAAAGATAAACCAAAACCATCCAGATCTTAAAGGAGGGTAAGCCAGTGTAAATGTTCTGTTTGCATGCATCCATACATTAATGTCATGAATTCATGGACATGTCAGAGCTTTCAGATCTTTTCGGGAATATGGAGAAGCTGTGCTGAAACATTTGGAGAATTCAATTGGCTCTGATCCAAGTCTGCTCAAGGCTCCTGTGAACTATGAAGGGGTATGTTTATCCCTGCTGCTTATTGCTAAATAGTAAAGCCTGTTTAGTTAGCATTGACCATAAAATTCAGCCACATTATTGAGACAGTTATGACTAACGTGTTCCAAAttccaaaattgaaaataacatgTAATGAGACACCCTTGTGCAAATTCCTGACCTGCAATGATTGGTTTGCTTGAGTTtctgttttgtatattttaatttatttcttgtctGATCTAATCTTCAACCAGGTCCGAGTTTCTGGCTATGGTGGATGGTTCCTTCTTAGATTATCACTCCATGATCCTGTACTTCCCCTTAACATTGAGGTAAAGGCCCTCACGGCTAGTGTTGGGGTGTTTATATGCAATATTAAAACAATGCAACTGATTCAGAGACTGAACATACTTGTTACTGTAGGCACCTAGTAATGACGATGCTGTGAAGCTTGGACTTGCTGTGCTTGCAGCTGTAAAGGACTTCGCAGGTTTAGACACATCAGCCTTGAACAAGTTGGTAGGAGCATCATAATTCGATGCTGTACGCTTCTATTTTTGCATTATACAAAGAGGTTCTCTATATGTGCATCAGCGGCAACAGAGGATGAATTAAAGATTTAGTGGACCAGAATTGCCTCTATATGGAGCATGGCCTGTTGTGGATTAGAAATATCAGAAATCTCTACGATAGAATTTTCATGGGACATCACATTTTGAGATCACTGTGATCAGGATCTATGGTGTAATTTCGTTGTGCTTTGGCattgaatattaatatattatcgaGTCTTTTCTTATATGCGTTTGGACTCGTGGCTCACTGACAAGATGTGGCCTTTCCATTTGCGgagagaataattttttagatatcAACTTCTCTTGacaaagaaaaagtgaaaaatgagaaaacatatatataaaaaaaaatgttaattaatatcCTTAAAACACTGGTTAaggaagtaaaagaaaaaataattttattaggaTGCATAAAAATGCATTCTCCTATGATTTTAAATACACTcatatgatttctaataaaacccattttcttttaattctttaattggCATTCTTAAGACACTAATTagtaaactctaaaaaaaatgacaagccCTCTTGTTATCAAAGTTCAATCCATAAACAGCAGAGCAAACATGGCAGGGTGTTTTTCTAAGTAAAAATTATGGATAGGGGTTAAGTATTTTGCAATTAGTGGGCTTAGGCAATTCTAACTCCAGTTCTGGTCGTTGTTATTTGTCTGAATGCATTCAGAATTTCAGATACCAAAGAATGCCAATTACTATACACGAATGTTTGCTACTGGAGCAACCTAAAAGGTTCTCAAGTGATTTTTCCTCTAATTCGTTGGTTTTTTCATGTACACAATTCAATAACAGACGGTCCTTTTCTTGTggatttttcttcttaaaatacATTATGTTTTAGAACACAATTCTTCCCTACTCAGGAGTATTTAATTCATTTAGAAACAGTTGAATTGTTGAGAAGCTTCATCATGAAGTTGAACTTTACATCCGGTGAGGTCTTTGGATGTGGCCAGTTAGCTCCTTCTGGAACCTTTATACACCTGAAACCTTGGCCTTGGTATAACTTTGTGGCTGCAGGGTTTTTCAAATCACAGTGCAATGCAATAGCACGACACCCCCAACTTCTGGCTTGTGATTCTGCCTTTGCTACCAAGTGTTTAGCTATTCCCTTTCGCCTAAATTTTTCCCGGACTGCCACATTCGATATGTATGCAACTCCAGTCCTACAgtatttgaagaagaaaaaattacagCTATCAGCACAAATTCAGCAGCTAAGTGAAGCATAAACCATGAATATCATGATCCAACATGGTCATGTACAGAATTAGAAAAATCAGAAGCTAACCATTTTGAAGGGTAAAGGATTCTAGGCCAATATATAGAGCATAAAAGAAGATTTTTGGCACATTCAGTTGAAAGGTtacaaattaaccaaaaaagAAACTGTGGATGTGAAATTTAACGAGCATGTAATCAGTTATTTAACCAACAGCTTTATGCTATGCCGGGATATCAAGGCTGTTTATTACTCTCTTTATCCCTAAGTATAAGactttttttcagttttatttgtCCTTTTTTAAAAGCTCTTTCCAAGTTCTcttttgcattaattattttttaacccaAATGCCCTTTATTACTTTACAATAAAtgctatatatttaaaagataaatacattatatctcttataagaattggataaaaaaaactaacacacATTAGTTAATTAGGTGTGAAAGCAATTAAGTGAAAAGAGAGATTATGAGTCTCAACAAACTTAAGGGAAATTTTggcaaaataatacaaattgttaacaaatttaatgttacTAACTATATTAACCAACTTTCTTAAAGAGTTTGAATTagttaaaagaattttatatttaggGACGGAGGGGTAGTTGTTTTGAGACTTAAAAAAGGGTAAGCTGGATGCGCTTAGGGTATGTATGATTTAGAACATAACTGTGGAATCAAATACTTTTCAGAATATTTTATCATCTTATTGATGCTTGGTGCAGAGGACATTTTCTGGACATCAGTTCCTATGTTTGGTATAACAGTGAATATTTATAGACATAGGCTATATAGTTTGACAAAAGAGGAAGACATAGGCAAAGTTGcagaagtaaaaaataagaagatattCATTAAGAAGCAACAAGAACAAGATGGTGAATCATGAAGTTGACAAAATTTAAGATGCAAATCTTAAAGACACAATCCAGAAGCAAGCTTCAACTCACCTTCTCTGTCGCAATGGCCCCTTCCTAGGAAGAAAGTCTGCAACAGTATCCACTGTTAATATACCAGCCACATATCCCTTGTTGAGGCTGATTTTCCCATCAAAACCACCAACCTTGAAATCTTCACTTCCAAATAATACAGTTTCACCAAATGAGTTGCCAGTAACGGCAACCAAACAAATTCTCTTGCAACCGTTTGGTAGAGTGAATCCTGCCATCATGGCCACCAATCTGTCCATTCTCAGCACAAAATCTAATGGGAAGGAATATTCAGGGAAGAAGGAGCTGCAGTGAGTCTCTGCCACTTCCCAACAGTCCTCTAGCCTGGCCTCCCGAACAATAATTTCAGGAGACACAGTCGGGAACAAATCAACAACTTGACTTGCTCTACATAATCCTACATCCAAACACCACACCCTTTAGTTCCTACCCAAGTTAACATCTcagaatataactttttttgtcACCATAACATTGATGCGGAATATCCATCAATTTTGCTGATGACACATCTCAGAATATACCATGTTGGAAGGATTTAACTCAAACAAATGAAATgcataaagaaaataaaggtgTGTATGCACCCTTGATTTAAAGAGGGCTAAGCTTATGAGATACATTATTCAAATCAAGGTTGGATTCATACTTTCTCACTTTACACATTTGCTCAATTTAGAGGAGCCAGATCCAATAAATGGGAAACATTCCATCACCCCATGTATCCACTCCTTGATTACTAGTCCCCACTCATAGTTGGCTTCCATAAATAAATCAGGCCAAAACGAGTATGGTTCTGTATTAAGTGAAATCAAAATCCGTAGTACTGAAAATAGAAACTTGGACAAGAGTTTAACCATACTTTATATATGATGTTTCAGTCCTCAATGATGATCAAGGTAAAATTTAAGAGTTAGGATTACGTGAACTAAATAAATGATTTGTGATTCCAAATAACTTTGTAGAATTgcattatcattttcttatgaTGAAAATGgcatcaaatataatttaaaaattttcatttttacaatCATGTCTCTCCGCAGCACTCACTGAAAATCGTCTAGTTTAATCCTCCTTCGATCATCTGTCCTTCAATTCCCCCACAATTTTCTCTTGACAATCTTCCTAAGAAGACAACTTGACTCCAGCTTTCAAATTTCTCAGACATCATCAGCTTCCAagaattggataaaattaacaaatgacCATCCAGTTCATCTTATAACAATTAAAGGGTCTGACACATGTTTGCTAATACAACAAATTCAACAACCCATCTAATAATTtccttaaaaagaaaataactaaaaaagaaagaaagaaaaaagttaagcAAGCATAATCCAGCAGTGCAGCAAAGTACTATTGAAAAAGAACAAGAAATAAGGTACCTGATTGGGAGAGAGAGAATTCATGAGGAGGAGTTGAACCCCAAGATGGGAAAGTGGTTGGTTTCTTAAAATTAACACTGAAAGGTGATAACTTTGAGGTGTTTATAGGAGTTGGAGATACTGAGGTTCCCAGAGGAATTGACCGCATTTCTTAGAGGGAGGGGTgtcttgctctctctctctctctctgctcaCTCAAAGAATCATAAGATTCTCTGTGAGATTGAATCATAACATGAGAACTAACTGAGAAGGGTGAGTAAGTGAGAGAACAACAATTTGGTTGGGTTAGCCAAGCTATGCTTACAAGAGTTTCCAGACTTGTGGGGCCACCTGACACTTACAGCTTCATTAGACTTGAGTTTAATATTTGTCTACAATTTCCGTCCATGTcttcagattttttttcctacacGTGATAGATACAATGATTTCGGATAgtaattagataatttttttaaaaaaagatctaTTTTATAATCCTATATCGTTCAAAAGTATGTTTATTTAAGcgattatgattaaaaaaaaccatttatatgaaataatatCATACTCCTAAACCATGTTGGTTTATAATTTTACCTCCAAAATCcatcataaaagaaaattacttTACCTCCAAATTTAATTAACctatccatttttaatttttctctaaatagaaagtttaagtaaaaaaataaaatcgagTGATTGGTTTTCACTTTTCACGCTAATCTTGTGTTCCTGcgtttttggttttgttttttcctGGTTTTCATAAAGGTGATTTAGAATTGAAACAACACATGTTGCGTGGAAGTAGAAACACCTTGCATTTCTTACCTGCACTGAAAGGTGGATGAGTTACTTGAGAATGGAGTGCATGTGCGTCATAGTGGCGATtggtaaaattacaaattaataggTTGATTCTAAACATTAAATGCGTCAAAAGTATGGTGCAACTGTGTcatctaaaacaaataaaacaatgtATATGATGAACAACTTGTCAACAACTCTATTGTAAGTTGATTAGATTCGCTTAATGATCATAAGAGCGAAACTTTGATTACTAAAATAAATGTATGAGTGTTATGTGAGTTGTCTATTGGACTTCATTATtagaaatttctttattttttatgaacaagAGTAATAATCACCATAAGCTTTCCGAACGTTGTGTGGCAGTAGTAGTAGTGGGTGATTAAAAGCATGCTTGGAAATctgttataaaattatatttgagacaaaaataattttgataatcgATCAGAATTTTGTTGTTATATCCATTAGATTTATATTAAAACGCATATTACAATATTTTTAGGTGCAGATCAACCATACACTAAAATCTTTCAAAGCAGAGAATCAAGTTGGATCTCAGGACCGATCAATCAAGAAGGTCCAGCACATCTAACATTTTAGGTCCAGTTATGGAATGGCCCgaaacaagaaataaattaaaataaagcatACTTTGCTcatttaattttgcttatagATTATTCGTTAACTCCTTTGTTGCCTAAATTAGATTAAAACTGTACTGAAGTGTAGTAAACACATTTAGATGTTATTAACATATAACCTATTATGATTCGTCTAGTGCTGGAAAGGGGGAATGATTTGCACGGGGTGGTAAGCTTAAGCGGTCATTGTGTGTGCATAAAATGTATCATTAACATATAAGTATTTACAGtgcttagaaaaaaataaattttggtgGATTTACTATATCAAAGAGTTGCGCGATAGAAAAATACAAGGTTCGTTActataattttcttctttttaaactttgatttatatatataattaaaatcataagaaaaatatagGGATGTTGATTTGTAAATGCCTTTGTTTggaaattaagagaaaatataaggaaaaaaatgaaaaggagagagagagagagagagagagagagagatttatatattatttggtggaaatgaagagaaggaaaagtaaaactttatttccttttatttggtgggatagaaaaaattaaatagtgaaGACTATATTTGCTTTTTAACCCTTTATATTAAAAAGCTACAAAAACATAGATGTGCATTGTGCAAGAAAAGACACACTGGACTTTTACTGATTTACATTTGTTTAAGATATGTATTGCTGACATTGCTATTTTGATAGATAATGTGCAAAGAAGTTTTGTTGACCTCAAGTAGCTTGTTTTCATCCGCATGCCTTAATATGAGATTAATTCTcccattatattaaaaatattaatttgattggaTGAACAACTTAAacgtttatttaaaaaagaatttataataaaagtgcatatattaaaattaactgTTCTATTTTTCTAgcaagaaaaaacatttttcagcACTAATTAAACACGACCTGTGTAAGAATTTATATGTCGCTGGTTCCTGGCGTGAGTAAAATTACCGggcaataaaataatagaaaaatgttaGTTAACATATACTATTTTGTTAGAGTGAAATTCATGcgagtcaataaaaaaaatcactcattataaatttcacataattattagcatttttcataaaatttaattgtagtGACTCTCCATAATTAAAATCGTTAATCacattgtaaaaaataaaatacaaatgttTGGACGATAAATAGGACAAAAATGGCAAAAAGAATTAGAACTCCTTACATGTGAAGATTTTAAGACATATCCTATAAATCAAGAGCACAATTAAAGTACCTAAAATTTAACAGGCAGATTTGTCAAGAAAGCCAAGGTGTAAGGAGAGGTGGATTTGCCAAACAAAGAACACCAacgaggaagcttctcaaggactCGTTCGGTTATTGGTGTTAATCTGTTCACATCAGTCCTTAGTTTCAGAAGAGGACTATCAGAGTTATGAGTTGAACCTGACCTCCAGTAAAGAGTCAGATCAAACAATGTTGGTGCATTTTTTCCTCCAGAAAACTGAATAATGTGCCAACCATCCACACTACTCTTTTTGTCAACTGAAATCAATTCTTCAGAATTCCTTGCATCTGAGGTTGAGTGAGAAGAACAACACCAATTCAgactataaaaaaatcataaatatagcAACACTAGGAAACAAGTATCAAGAACTATATCATTTTAATCAATGCATGCCTCCATCTCCACTATGCAAGTTTTTGATAGAATATGTCAATATGATCTTTTGCTCGTGCCACTTTGTTTCAGAATCATCAAAGTGAATACaaccttaaaatattaaaacacaAGGTTCATAAGAGACCCTAAgaaaagtaacaagatattacaattcaatattcaatattttttagacAACCTGTGCAAGTATGAGTCATCACGGTTTTACAATCCAAACAATTTTACTTCCATGctttatatactttattttcattcatttccATATGCGTACTCTATAACCCCGATATAATTTACCTTCTGGCGAGGTAACAAACTGTTTTAGTCATGTGAAACAAAAACATCACATAACAAGCTAAACTTTTATTCTGACCTTACCTGATTCCAGAATAGGTTTCCTCATAAGTGGTCACAAGTTTAACATAGGTTTTAAGACAGACAATTCAAGTTTAACAGGCAA includes these proteins:
- the LOC100305894 gene encoding uncharacterized protein → MRSIPLGTSVSPTPINTSKLSPFSVNFKKPTTFPSWGSTPPHEFSLSQSGLCRASQVVDLFPTVSPEIIVREARLEDCWEVAETHCSSFFPEYSFPLDFVLRMDRLVAMMAGFTLPNGCKRICLVAVTGNSFGETVLFGSEDFKVGGFDGKISLNKGYVAGILTVDTVADFLPRKGPLRQRRTGVAYISNVAVREKFRRKGIAKHLVAKAESQARSWGCRAIALHCDLKNPAATKLYQGQGFRCIKVPEGANWPHPKTSPDVKFNFMMKLLNNSTVSK